One Streptomyces sp. SAI-135 DNA segment encodes these proteins:
- a CDS encoding choice-of-anchor M domain-containing protein — MIGTLTRDRRAVTSAALIAATAVLLGAAGLVAGGSGNARAVGGAVVLDEGELDFTPRLADGKLELQIDDRSGDSTVVREPSQIVLHAPASSLQYTADPVAMALGTTNMDSWQLNGWEAQNIFAPEPGWNGAEAGGDTEVTLSGYEGPGDFGLTLYTREMDNANAPATPCLGSVASVQRTFTLSRDEERLLPIWQFTAEGVYRLTFTVTSGGSSDTETLAVVVGDDIDPSTVLPGDGSTPTSSPTDSPTGTATASPSPSAPAAHVIAEGHIDLAARPAHGDLEFQIKEGSELHHTWYDPGQVVIHVRPAAKRRIPQGYAFLGTPGDAVWWLPLQQNTGIVWPGWNTTEYAKADLDGRVSFRLDSVQGPGNIAMFHDNAMGVPVVSLNSGDGLPDTHTLGAGTHSHFDWVFSAEGVYRTTFTVSATLTDGTKVGDTETIAWVVGDDTDPSDVTPGAGDEPTATPTATPSESASQTPTATASASESASDAPGASAPATDPGSGSGSSGTGGSTSTGASSDTSTAGVLASTGAQVGVIAGITVAALLVGGGAVFVVRRRRTAQ; from the coding sequence GTGATCGGGACCCTGACGCGCGACAGACGCGCCGTCACAAGCGCGGCGCTCATCGCGGCGACCGCGGTGCTCCTGGGCGCGGCAGGGCTGGTCGCCGGCGGCAGCGGGAACGCCCGCGCCGTCGGCGGTGCCGTCGTCCTGGACGAGGGCGAGCTCGACTTCACGCCCCGGCTGGCCGACGGGAAGCTCGAGTTGCAGATCGACGACCGCAGTGGCGACTCGACGGTCGTACGGGAGCCGTCCCAGATCGTGCTGCACGCACCGGCATCCTCCCTGCAGTACACAGCTGACCCGGTGGCCATGGCTCTCGGCACCACGAACATGGACTCCTGGCAGCTCAACGGCTGGGAGGCACAGAACATCTTCGCGCCCGAGCCAGGCTGGAACGGCGCCGAGGCGGGAGGCGACACCGAGGTCACGCTGTCCGGGTACGAGGGTCCCGGAGACTTCGGTCTGACCCTGTACACCCGCGAGATGGACAACGCCAACGCTCCGGCAACCCCCTGTCTCGGCAGTGTCGCCTCCGTACAACGCACCTTCACGCTGTCGCGCGACGAGGAACGGCTGCTGCCCATCTGGCAGTTCACCGCGGAGGGCGTGTACCGGCTGACCTTCACCGTCACGAGCGGCGGCTCCTCGGACACCGAGACGCTGGCGGTGGTGGTGGGCGACGACATCGACCCGTCGACCGTCCTGCCCGGTGACGGCTCCACGCCGACCTCTTCCCCGACGGATTCGCCCACCGGCACGGCGACCGCGAGCCCGTCGCCCTCAGCCCCGGCGGCGCATGTCATCGCCGAGGGCCACATCGACCTGGCGGCCCGGCCGGCACACGGTGACCTGGAGTTCCAGATCAAGGAGGGCAGCGAGCTCCACCACACGTGGTACGACCCGGGCCAGGTCGTCATCCACGTACGGCCCGCCGCCAAGCGGCGGATCCCGCAGGGGTACGCATTCCTGGGCACCCCGGGCGACGCGGTGTGGTGGCTTCCGTTGCAGCAGAACACCGGCATCGTGTGGCCGGGCTGGAACACCACGGAGTACGCCAAGGCCGACCTCGACGGCCGCGTCTCCTTCCGCCTGGACTCCGTACAGGGCCCCGGCAACATCGCGATGTTCCACGACAACGCGATGGGCGTGCCGGTCGTCTCGCTCAACAGCGGTGACGGACTGCCCGACACCCACACCCTCGGCGCGGGCACACACAGCCACTTCGACTGGGTGTTCAGCGCCGAGGGCGTCTACCGCACCACCTTCACGGTCAGCGCCACCCTCACCGACGGCACGAAGGTCGGTGACACGGAGACCATCGCCTGGGTGGTCGGGGACGACACGGATCCGTCGGACGTGACGCCGGGTGCGGGGGACGAGCCGACGGCGACGCCCACGGCCACCCCGTCGGAGTCGGCCTCGCAGACGCCTACCGCGACGGCGAGCGCGTCGGAGTCCGCGTCCGACGCGCCGGGCGCCTCGGCCCCGGCCACCGACCCGGGCTCCGGCTCCGGCTCCTCCGGTACCGGCGGGAGTACGTCCACCGGAGCCAGCAGCGACACCTCGACGGCCGGCGTCCTCGCCTCCACCGGCGCACAGGTCGGTGTGATCGCGGGCATCACCGTGGCCGCCCTGCTGGTGGGCGGCGGCGCGGTGTTCGTCGTACGACGCCGCCGTACCGCTCAGTGA
- a CDS encoding choice-of-anchor M domain-containing protein, whose amino-acid sequence MRTRRRLLTVTGIAAAALATAGLNTSAFAATTLSSGHVDVLDAEWDGADLHLHVHDEETDTEYEPADVTHSVPTAAKVTNPGCGFLGAGSQVWLLPDTEAEADAAGVLFPGISTEHLTTGIFANNNVTYTLVSATRNGAATEDFSIYAGSCARWFDSDASTTNFKSRTFGVGTHNHANWAFEEAGTYRLTFRVQGTVGGVTESATETFTFNVTS is encoded by the coding sequence TTGCGTACCCGCAGACGCCTGCTGACCGTCACCGGCATCGCCGCCGCCGCGCTCGCCACGGCCGGTCTCAACACCTCCGCCTTTGCTGCCACCACCCTGAGCAGCGGCCACGTCGACGTCCTCGACGCCGAATGGGACGGCGCCGACCTGCACCTCCACGTCCACGACGAGGAGACCGACACCGAGTACGAGCCGGCCGACGTGACCCACTCGGTGCCGACAGCCGCGAAGGTGACCAACCCGGGCTGCGGCTTCCTCGGCGCCGGCAGCCAGGTCTGGCTGCTGCCGGACACCGAGGCCGAGGCCGACGCCGCCGGGGTGCTCTTCCCTGGCATCTCCACCGAGCACCTCACCACCGGGATCTTCGCCAACAACAACGTCACGTACACCCTGGTCAGCGCCACCCGTAACGGTGCCGCCACCGAGGACTTCAGCATCTACGCGGGCAGCTGTGCCCGCTGGTTCGACAGCGACGCCAGCACGACCAACTTCAAGTCCAGGACCTTCGGCGTCGGCACGCACAACCACGCCAACTGGGCCTTCGAAGAGGCCGGCACCTACCGGCTCACGTTCCGTGTCCAGGGCACAGTCGGCGGTGTGACGGAATCCGCCACCGAGACCTTCACCTTCAACGTCACCTCGTGA
- a CDS encoding dihydrofolate reductase family protein: MSELLVDFITSLDGYASGEGWPGFWGLEGPEYLAWLGEQPESTYLMGAKTYRLMSGFAAGEVPEGQDEFRPEEEASVDELTRASKVVFSSTLEEPLTWANSTLVRDDAVEAVRAMKSSGSGLLSTIGSLSLCRSLLRAGLVDRFRVVMFPVITGATGAERIYDGYPDVALEMIEHRTFDGRIQLVEYKPRVLEHPPLGAPA, translated from the coding sequence ATGTCGGAGCTTCTCGTCGACTTCATCACCTCGCTCGACGGGTACGCGTCGGGAGAGGGATGGCCCGGGTTCTGGGGCCTTGAAGGCCCGGAGTACCTCGCATGGCTCGGTGAGCAGCCCGAGTCCACCTACTTGATGGGAGCGAAGACCTACCGCCTGATGTCGGGCTTCGCAGCAGGCGAGGTCCCGGAGGGCCAGGACGAGTTCAGGCCCGAAGAAGAAGCGTCCGTCGACGAGCTCACGCGGGCGTCCAAGGTGGTGTTCTCCTCCACACTCGAGGAGCCGCTGACGTGGGCAAACTCCACGCTCGTCCGGGACGACGCCGTCGAGGCGGTCCGCGCCATGAAGTCGAGCGGCTCGGGACTCCTCAGCACGATCGGCAGCCTCAGCCTGTGCCGGTCCCTGCTACGAGCCGGACTCGTCGACCGCTTCCGGGTCGTGATGTTCCCGGTGATCACCGGTGCCACGGGCGCGGAACGCATCTACGACGGCTATCCGGACGTTGCCCTCGAGATGATCGAGCACCGCACCTTCGACGGCCGCATCCAGCTCGTCGAGTACAAGCCCCGCGTGCTCGAGCACCCGCCGCTCGGCGCCCCCGCGTGA
- a CDS encoding DUF5133 domain-containing protein → MIIPAEKELRAALARFAHARIEHDVRPTGRTSRDLEDSTYTLCVMTGARTAEQALLAADALLEQYSASRTSISQEDETLAA, encoded by the coding sequence GTGATCATTCCGGCGGAGAAGGAACTGCGCGCTGCACTGGCCCGCTTCGCTCATGCGCGTATCGAACACGACGTACGCCCCACCGGCCGTACCAGCCGGGACCTTGAGGACTCCACCTACACGTTGTGCGTGATGACCGGAGCCCGCACCGCCGAGCAGGCTCTGCTCGCGGCCGACGCTCTGCTGGAGCAGTACAGCGCCAGCCGTACCAGCATCTCCCAGGAGGATGAGACGCTGGCCGCTTGA
- a CDS encoding sensor histidine kinase translates to MTGYVPVPWVSPLLYGAVLLGGLYYLAAGLGDGPGLLAWPTAGFVAGLAALSAVEWAGRRRSLPRLPLLLAQCALTAAVVVLDASELSRVLFVLLPFTAYFAFGRTAAFAFGALCPAVLLTGYLLTSPGWYRDVESVSDLLMLGVGLVLALSMASVAVGEQRARREVQAYAARVAELSAATERNRLARDIHDSLGHHLTAISVQLEIASEFGDMDPGAAGRALAEARESVRLALGDVRQSVRALREEVPRPALSAAFAGWAREGGSGPRVTVEVTGEEDGYETAALTAMYRAAQEGLTNALRHACASRVSVDLRLAEDAARLTVTDDGRGFAPAETTAGFGLTGMRERVHLVAGSVDIDTGPGQGTRLTVVVPRRGGER, encoded by the coding sequence ATGACGGGGTATGTGCCGGTGCCGTGGGTGTCACCGCTGCTGTACGGCGCGGTCCTGCTCGGTGGGCTCTACTATCTCGCGGCGGGTCTGGGGGACGGTCCGGGACTGCTGGCCTGGCCCACGGCCGGTTTCGTCGCCGGTCTCGCGGCCCTGTCGGCTGTGGAGTGGGCAGGACGCCGCCGGAGCCTGCCACGACTGCCTCTGCTGCTCGCGCAGTGTGCCCTGACGGCTGCCGTGGTCGTGCTGGACGCCTCGGAGCTGTCCCGCGTGCTGTTCGTGCTCCTGCCGTTCACGGCCTACTTCGCGTTCGGCCGTACGGCAGCTTTTGCCTTCGGGGCGCTGTGTCCGGCCGTACTGCTCACCGGCTACCTGCTCACGTCCCCCGGCTGGTATCGGGACGTGGAGTCCGTGTCCGACCTGCTGATGCTCGGCGTCGGCCTCGTGCTGGCCCTCTCGATGGCCTCCGTCGCCGTCGGCGAACAACGGGCCCGGCGGGAGGTGCAGGCATACGCGGCGCGGGTGGCGGAACTGTCCGCCGCGACCGAGCGCAACCGACTGGCGCGCGACATCCACGACAGCCTCGGTCACCATCTCACGGCGATCTCGGTGCAGTTGGAGATCGCCTCGGAGTTCGGTGACATGGACCCGGGCGCGGCGGGCCGGGCGTTGGCCGAGGCCAGGGAGTCGGTGCGGCTGGCGCTGGGCGACGTACGGCAGTCGGTGCGCGCACTGCGCGAGGAGGTGCCGCGGCCGGCGCTGTCGGCCGCGTTCGCGGGATGGGCGCGCGAGGGCGGATCAGGGCCGCGCGTCACCGTCGAGGTGACGGGTGAGGAGGACGGTTACGAGACGGCAGCGCTGACCGCGATGTACCGGGCCGCGCAGGAGGGGCTGACGAACGCGCTCCGTCACGCCTGCGCCTCTCGGGTGTCCGTGGATCTCCGACTGGCCGAGGACGCCGCGCGGCTGACGGTGACCGACGACGGCCGCGGTTTCGCACCGGCAGAGACCACCGCCGGATTCGGCCTGACCGGCATGCGGGAGCGGGTCCACCTGGTGGCGGGAAGCGTCGACATCGACACCGGGCCCGGCCAGGGCACGCGACTGACGGTCGTCGTCCCGCGAAGGGGAGGCGAGCGGTGA
- a CDS encoding response regulator transcription factor — translation MSEEPTAVRVLVVDDQQLIRDGIASLLSIRAGITVVGTAVNGREALAKAVELRPDVVLMDVRMPELDGVEAVAVLRGRMPECRVVMLTTFDDEEYVVQALRAGASGYLLKDLPADELAQAIRLAHAGVTQLDASVAGRLAASLPAPTPGPAELAATLSPREIDILRLVARGRSNREIAAQLYLSEGTVKNHISRILSRLSLRDRTQAALRARDLGLL, via the coding sequence GTGAGCGAGGAGCCGACGGCCGTGCGGGTGCTGGTGGTGGACGACCAGCAGTTGATCCGGGACGGCATCGCGTCCCTGCTGTCGATCAGAGCGGGCATCACGGTCGTCGGTACGGCCGTCAACGGGCGCGAAGCCCTGGCCAAGGCCGTCGAGCTGAGGCCCGATGTCGTGCTGATGGATGTACGGATGCCCGAACTGGACGGCGTCGAGGCCGTCGCCGTGCTGCGCGGCCGGATGCCGGAGTGCCGGGTCGTGATGCTGACGACCTTCGACGACGAGGAGTACGTCGTCCAGGCCTTGCGGGCCGGCGCCAGCGGCTATCTGCTCAAGGACCTGCCGGCCGACGAACTCGCTCAGGCGATCCGCCTCGCGCACGCCGGTGTCACCCAGCTCGACGCCTCGGTGGCCGGCCGGCTAGCGGCCTCCCTGCCGGCGCCTACCCCGGGACCGGCGGAACTCGCCGCCACGCTCAGCCCCCGCGAGATCGACATCCTGCGGCTCGTGGCACGCGGCCGGAGCAACAGGGAGATCGCCGCACAGCTCTATCTCAGTGAGGGCACCGTCAAGAACCACATCTCCCGCATCCTCAGCCGCCTCTCCCTGCGCGACCGCACCCAGGCGGCACTGCGCGCTCGTGACCTCGGCTTGCTGTGA
- a CDS encoding DUF4383 domain-containing protein, translating into MKLSDELPVDHRLATVYRYGAAFCGLTLLVFGALGFADELSPFSTDGEEIAGMSTNGVLSLVSLVVGLALVGGAVVGGNFASTLNMVVGTLFLLSGFAHIFILDRPSNLLGFGMTNVMFSFVMGLIILTFGMYGRVSSRLPHDNPYWRRRHAREAARESLAARRRERGEALPLPAGGPVGRQALAASDELREG; encoded by the coding sequence ATGAAACTGAGCGACGAGCTTCCCGTGGACCACAGACTCGCCACGGTCTACCGGTACGGCGCCGCCTTCTGCGGGCTGACCCTTCTGGTTTTCGGCGCTCTCGGGTTCGCCGACGAGCTGAGTCCGTTCAGTACCGACGGGGAGGAGATCGCGGGTATGTCGACCAATGGCGTACTGAGTCTTGTCTCACTGGTCGTGGGTCTGGCTCTCGTCGGCGGAGCCGTCGTCGGAGGGAATTTCGCGTCCACGCTCAACATGGTCGTGGGAACGCTGTTCCTGCTGAGCGGCTTCGCACACATCTTCATCCTCGACCGGCCGTCCAACCTCCTCGGTTTCGGCATGACCAACGTGATGTTCAGCTTCGTCATGGGGCTGATCATCCTGACGTTCGGCATGTACGGACGCGTGTCGAGCAGGTTGCCGCACGACAACCCCTACTGGCGTCGCCGGCATGCCCGTGAGGCGGCTCGTGAGTCCCTCGCAGCCCGTCGCCGGGAGCGGGGCGAGGCTCTGCCACTGCCCGCCGGCGGTCCGGTCGGCCGACAGGCGCTCGCGGCGTCCGACGAGCTTCGCGAGGGGTGA
- a CDS encoding TRIC cation channel family protein, with product MIHRLHELAGNVQYPLDLAGVFAFAVCGALIATREDFDFFGTLLLAEAAGLGGGLFRDLVLRIQPVAFTDLGYATAPFLATLLVFFSFRAHSWDTAWAVADAGALGMFCVTGTVKALHHGLNAPASAALGVTTAVGGGVVCSVLAREIPSSLIWDRDLYVVPAVLGAGLVTVLHATSTLRVATAVAVGLFAFALRLTALRLEWRTPRSVLWRRACVGAGPGDRGRDDRAPDRLIPTSKT from the coding sequence ATGATCCACCGCTTGCACGAGTTGGCGGGAAACGTGCAGTATCCGCTCGATCTGGCGGGAGTGTTCGCCTTCGCCGTCTGCGGAGCATTGATAGCCACACGTGAGGACTTCGATTTCTTCGGCACCCTGCTGCTCGCCGAGGCCGCCGGTCTGGGCGGCGGCCTCTTCCGGGACCTGGTGCTGCGCATCCAGCCGGTCGCCTTCACGGACCTCGGCTACGCCACGGCCCCGTTCCTGGCAACGCTGCTGGTGTTCTTCAGTTTCCGGGCCCACTCCTGGGACACGGCCTGGGCCGTGGCCGACGCGGGTGCGCTGGGCATGTTCTGCGTCACCGGCACCGTCAAGGCCCTCCACCACGGACTCAACGCCCCCGCTTCCGCCGCTCTGGGGGTGACCACGGCGGTCGGCGGCGGAGTCGTCTGCTCGGTGCTGGCCCGCGAGATCCCTTCGTCGCTGATCTGGGACCGCGATCTGTACGTCGTACCCGCCGTCCTCGGCGCCGGCCTGGTCACTGTCCTGCACGCCACGTCCACCCTGCGGGTGGCCACCGCGGTGGCAGTCGGGCTGTTCGCCTTCGCACTACGCCTGACGGCCCTGCGCCTGGAGTGGCGTACGCCCAGGTCCGTGCTGTGGCGTCGGGCATGCGTGGGAGCCGGTCCCGGGGACCGCGGGCGCGACGATCGGGCACCTGACCGGCTGATCCCCACGTCGAAAACATAG
- a CDS encoding aldo/keto reductase: MRRRKIPSTPVQVTELGFGASVIGNLYRVTSPQAAAAALDAAWDAGVRYFDTAPHYGLGLSERRLGAALRDRPRGEYVVSSKVGRLLVPNEHPRGVDDEGFVVRDDLRRQWDFSRDGVLRSLDETLERTGLDHLDIVYLHDPDDHWQQAADEAMPALAELRAQGVIGAIGAGMNQSAMLARFLRETAADVVMLAGRYTLLDQSALDDVLPAAQAHGKSVVAVGVFNSGLLSEDRPAEGMKYDYQDAPADLVRRARAIAAICERYGTTLPAAAIAFPHTHPAVVNVTLGMRTADQVRRNVALHAQAVPDGLWAELRAQGLIRADVPTADEEWHHRRS, translated from the coding sequence TTGCGCCGCCGGAAGATCCCCTCTACCCCCGTCCAGGTCACCGAACTCGGCTTCGGTGCCTCGGTGATCGGCAATCTGTACCGGGTGACCAGTCCCCAGGCCGCGGCGGCCGCCCTCGACGCCGCCTGGGACGCGGGCGTCCGCTACTTCGACACCGCGCCGCACTACGGCCTCGGTCTCTCCGAACGCCGGCTCGGCGCCGCCCTGCGCGACCGGCCCCGCGGTGAGTACGTCGTCTCGTCCAAGGTGGGCCGCCTCCTGGTCCCCAACGAGCACCCGCGGGGCGTCGACGACGAGGGGTTCGTCGTACGGGACGACCTGCGCCGGCAGTGGGACTTCAGCCGTGACGGCGTACTGCGCTCCCTCGATGAGACGCTGGAGCGCACCGGCCTGGACCACCTCGACATCGTCTACCTCCACGACCCCGACGACCACTGGCAACAGGCCGCCGACGAGGCCATGCCCGCCCTGGCCGAACTGCGCGCGCAGGGCGTGATCGGAGCGATCGGTGCGGGCATGAACCAGTCCGCCATGCTCGCCCGTTTCCTGCGTGAGACCGCCGCCGACGTGGTGATGCTGGCCGGCCGCTACACCCTGCTCGACCAGTCCGCCCTCGACGACGTCCTGCCCGCCGCGCAGGCCCACGGCAAGAGCGTCGTCGCGGTCGGTGTCTTCAACTCCGGCCTGCTCTCAGAGGACCGGCCCGCCGAGGGCATGAAGTACGACTACCAGGACGCCCCGGCCGACCTGGTGCGGCGGGCCCGGGCCATCGCCGCGATCTGCGAGCGGTACGGCACCACCCTGCCGGCCGCCGCCATCGCCTTCCCCCACACGCACCCAGCCGTCGTCAACGTCACCCTGGGCATGCGCACGGCCGACCAGGTCCGGCGCAACGTCGCTCTCCACGCCCAGGCTGTCCCCGACGGCCTCTGGGCCGAACTGCGGGCGCAGGGCCTCATCAGGGCCGATGTGCCCACCGCGGACGAGGAGTGGCACCACCGCCGTTCCTGA